In a single window of the Aridibaculum aurantiacum genome:
- a CDS encoding malate:quinone oxidoreductase, with protein sequence MNNQQHTDIILIGAGIMSATLGTLLKLLNPGYSIRILERLDKAAAESSDAWNNAGTGHSAFCELNYTPQKEDGSIDTSKAVKIASSFEESKQFWSFLIENKLVEVPQNFIRRVPHMSFVWDDAVDYLRARYDTLTRCHLFRDMQYSEDHEQLKQWMPLVMNGRDKSQRVAATRMEIGTDVNFGSLTRCMFEYLQKQENVVMQFNHEVRRLRQDRKRNWHIRVRDIATGERTTYTANFVFIGAGGGALPLLLKAGIPEGKGYGGFPVSGQWLRCKNENVIQQHSAKVYGTASVGSPPMSVPHLDTRWIKGKRELLFGPYAGFTTKFLKEGSILDLVKSIRLSNLWPMVAAGFKNIPLTKYLINQVRLTPEARLEYLTHYVPDARMEDWEMEVAGQRVQVIKKDEKEGGILEFGTEVVSAADGTIASLLGASPGASTAVSIMINLLKRCFPNEFNSPEWQRKLKEIIPSFGESLAENADLLQRLRAHTEAVLQLEQPVAVT encoded by the coding sequence ATGAATAATCAACAGCATACAGATATAATTTTAATTGGCGCAGGTATCATGAGCGCCACTTTAGGCACGTTATTGAAACTGCTTAACCCCGGCTATAGCATCAGGATATTAGAAAGACTGGATAAAGCAGCCGCCGAAAGTTCAGATGCGTGGAACAATGCAGGCACCGGCCACTCGGCATTTTGTGAACTGAATTATACACCTCAGAAAGAAGACGGTTCTATCGATACTTCAAAAGCAGTGAAAATTGCTAGTTCATTTGAAGAGTCGAAACAGTTCTGGAGCTTCCTTATAGAGAACAAACTGGTAGAGGTGCCACAGAATTTCATCAGGAGGGTGCCCCACATGAGTTTTGTATGGGACGATGCTGTTGATTATTTGCGCGCCAGGTATGACACCCTTACGCGTTGTCACCTTTTCCGCGACATGCAATACTCCGAAGATCACGAACAGCTAAAACAATGGATGCCGCTGGTAATGAACGGCAGAGACAAGAGCCAACGCGTGGCTGCAACAAGAATGGAAATAGGTACGGATGTAAATTTCGGCTCGCTTACCCGCTGCATGTTCGAGTACCTGCAAAAGCAAGAGAATGTAGTAATGCAATTCAACCATGAAGTGCGAAGACTGAGACAAGACAGGAAACGCAATTGGCATATCCGTGTGAGAGATATAGCTACCGGTGAAAGAACAACCTACACGGCCAATTTTGTTTTTATTGGAGCTGGCGGTGGCGCCTTGCCTTTGTTGCTGAAAGCAGGCATACCAGAGGGTAAAGGCTACGGCGGATTCCCGGTAAGCGGGCAATGGCTTCGCTGCAAGAATGAAAATGTTATACAGCAGCACAGCGCTAAAGTTTACGGCACTGCTTCTGTTGGCTCGCCACCTATGTCTGTACCTCACCTGGATACCCGGTGGATCAAAGGAAAAAGAGAACTTCTATTCGGTCCCTATGCAGGCTTCACCACAAAATTTTTAAAAGAAGGTTCTATTCTCGACCTGGTAAAATCTATCAGGTTGTCCAACTTATGGCCAATGGTGGCTGCGGGTTTTAAGAACATTCCGCTCACCAAATACCTCATCAACCAGGTAAGGCTGACGCCGGAAGCACGCTTAGAATATTTGACACATTATGTGCCCGATGCGAGGATGGAAGATTGGGAAATGGAGGTAGCGGGCCAACGCGTACAGGTGATAAAGAAAGACGAAAAAGAAGGCGGCATTCTTGAATTTGGTACCGAGGTAGTAAGTGCGGCAGATGGCACAATTGCATCCTTATTAGGTGCTTCACCTGGCGCATCCACTGCAGTTTCCATAATGATTAATTTGCTGAAAAGATGTTTTCCAAATGAATTCAACTCACCCGAATGGCAGCGAAAACTAAAGGAGATCATTCCTTCTTTTGGTGAGTCGCTGGCAGAAAATGCAGACTTACTGCAGCGCTTACGAGCTCATACAGAAGCTGTACTTCAGTTAGAACAACCAGTAGCAGTAACATAA
- a CDS encoding response regulator: MSNITLESKKLKKALIIEDEGDMCLLLNIMLNGNDVELDHVKDLKSAKEYLGQENPNVIILDNKLPDGFGIDFIRYIKQHYPGIKIIMISGYDASAEDVALENGADIFLTKPFTKDQLFNSMMGLLN; this comes from the coding sequence ATGTCAAACATTACTTTAGAAAGTAAGAAGCTGAAGAAGGCCCTGATAATTGAAGACGAAGGTGATATGTGCTTGCTGCTGAACATTATGCTGAATGGTAACGATGTGGAACTTGATCATGTGAAAGATCTGAAATCCGCAAAAGAATATCTTGGACAAGAAAATCCTAACGTGATCATCCTTGATAATAAACTGCCTGATGGTTTTGGAATTGATTTCATCCGTTATATAAAGCAGCATTACCCTGGTATAAAGATCATTATGATATCTGGTTATGATGCTTCTGCTGAAGATGTTGCGCTTGAAAATGGTGCAGATATTTTCCTTACAAAGCCATTTACAAAAGATCAGTTGTTCAATTCAATGATGGGACTTTTGAATTAG
- a CDS encoding putative toxin-antitoxin system toxin component, PIN family: protein MAKTQDRVIIDTNLWISFLLTKDFSSLDKLIAEKTVTILFSEELIDEFLEVARRPKFKKYFSLADLRDLLQELSFCSKFVTVTSIVDACRDPKDNFLLSLAADGKATHLITGDKDLLALESFEETKIVTIAAYLSDK, encoded by the coding sequence ATGGCAAAAACACAGGATAGAGTCATTATTGACACGAACCTTTGGATTAGTTTTTTGCTAACGAAAGACTTTTCCTCTCTTGATAAGTTGATTGCAGAAAAGACAGTTACAATTTTATTTAGCGAGGAACTAATCGATGAATTTCTTGAAGTAGCAAGGAGGCCTAAATTTAAGAAGTACTTTTCTTTGGCTGATTTACGAGATCTGCTGCAAGAGCTAAGTTTCTGCTCAAAATTTGTTACTGTTACCAGTATTGTAGATGCTTGCAGAGACCCGAAAGACAACTTTTTGTTGTCGCTTGCTGCTGACGGAAAAGCTACTCACCTGATCACTGGTGACAAAGACCTTCTTGCCCTCGAAAGCTTTGAAGAGACAAAGATTGTAACAATCGCCGCCTACCTCTCCGACAAGTAG